The nucleotide sequence GATTCTCAATTTCCTTTAAAGGCTTATCTAATTTACTTTCTATACTTATTGCGGAAATATTTACAATCAGTTCAATTCCATTTTCAATTGCGGAATTAATCGCGTTTATAACTTTTTCTTGAATTCCATAATAAGAAGGCGGTGAAACCAGCAGTAATTTTTTTATGTTTTTAAAGGTTAGACTAAATGTTTCAGAATCAAAATAATCAAATTTTACAAATTGAGTATTTCTTAAATTCATTTTTTCCGCTTTATTCGGATCTCTTACGGCAACCCTGACAAATTGATTTTTATCAATGAGTTTTTTTGCTATTTCTAAACCCATTGTTCCGCTTGAACCAATTATTAAAATTTCTTCTTTCATACTTCCTCCAAGTTCTGAATATTTTAAAATCGACAAACTTAATTTTAAGACTTAAAATGTGGATGTAAATTGTGAGAATGCAGAATAGTCTTTATTTGTTCAGTAATATAACTAAGTTTAAGTTAAAATCAAGAAATTTTACTTAGTATTGATTAAGCTTTTCTAAAAATTAAATGTTCAATTTTCATATCTTACAGCACAATAATTTTGAAATATATCTAAATGGAATCGTTTTTTTTCCTTGCAGTAATATTAGGCATAATGTTAATTTTATTGGCATTTGCCGGATGCATAATTCCCGGTTTACCGGGACCTCCATTGGCATATCTGGCATTACTGCTTTTGAAATTTGCCGAAGCTTCAACTTTCAGCGCTTCATTTTTGGTGATTGTCGCTTTTTTGAATATCGCTGTTTATTTTTTAGATTATTTACTTCCTTTTATGGGAGCAAAAAGTTTTAAAGCTTCTAAAAAAGGCATTGTTTTTTCAATAATTGGTATGCTTATCGGAATGTTTTTCTTTCCTCCGTTTGGAATGATGCTAGGATTGCTGTTAGGAGCAATTCTAGGAGAATTGCTCGCCGGAAAAGTAAAATCTGAAGCTGTAAAGATTGGCTTAGTTACTTTTGCATTTAGTATTCTTGGCATTTTAATTAAAATTATTTTAACCGCGGTTATGGCTTTTTATTTTACCAAAGCTGTTTTAGAAAATTTGGCGTGAGAAGAATTTATGATAATAAAATTTTACGTAAAACAATCAATATTATTTCTATTATTTTTTGTTTTGTTAAGTTGTAATGAAAATCCCGAAACAAATGTAAATAAGTCCTTTATTTTGGACGATTTAGGCAAAACATTTGAGCCGAAATCAAAAATTGAAAGAATTGTTTCTTTGGCTCCAAATTTAACGGAATTATTGTTTACGTTAAAGGTCGGGAATAAAATTGTCGGAAATACAAAATACTGCAATTATCCTGATTCAGCAAAAAGTATTGAAAAAGTAGGCGATTTGCTGACTGTTGATGCTGAAAAAATTGTAACATTAAAACCTGATATAATATTTATTACTGTAGAGGGAAATTCTAAGTTTGATTACGATAAATTAAAACAGCTTGGCTTCAATGTTTTTGTTTCTAATCCCAAAAATTTTAAGGGAATAAAAAAAACATTAAAGGATATGAGTAAAATATTAGATCGGGAAAAATACGCGGATTCTTTGATAGAAAATTGGGATTTAAGAATTGCGAAAGTCAAAGAAACTCACAAAGTAATTGTTGCCGAAACCGCTCTTTTTTTAGTATCAACAAATCCAATATTTACAGTTGGGAAAAATTCATTTATAAATGAAATTATTACTTTTGCCGGATTAAAAAATATTGCCGCAGATAAAGATATAAATTACCCTTTGCTTAACCGTGAGGAAATTTTAAAAAGAGACCCCGACTATATTATTCTTTATGAAACTAACACTAATAAATTTGATGAATTGCTGAAAGTTTATCCGGAATGGAATACCTTAAAAGCTGTAGTAAATAAAAGAATATTTTTTATAAATGCAGATTTATATTCTCGTCCCGGACCTCGGTTTGTGGATGCGGTGGAAAATTTAAATAAAATGATCTTAAAAAACTGAAAGATGACATTTTTTGGAATGATGGCAACTTTTTATTTTCGGAATCGATTGATTAATTGATAGAATTTTAGAGATTTTATCTTTATATCATTTTTGTTTATAAAATTAAATTTTTCATTTCGGTTCCCAAGCGGAACCTTCACATGGAATTTCATCTTCTGTGGGATGTTCATCCAACTTTAAACATAAAACGGCCGTTTCATCAAAATATTTGCAGCTTGAACATAAAGTATTGGTTATAACATTTGCGTTATTTTCGCTAAATATATTGAATTGGATAACCGCGGGATGAATAATTACCGCGTAAACGGAAATTGAAACGATTGCCCACCAAAATTTATATTCAATATAATCCAAAAACAGCCAAAGTAAAGGAATTAATATCGCGGTCCTTATTATTCCCCAATAAATTATTGCGCCCATTTTGCTTTAAATGTTATAATCTTGTTAAATTGATTTTAGAGATATATTAAGTTAATTTTAATATTCTATTTTTGCAATTGAAACAAGAAGTTAAAGAATTTTTAATTTGAGGTATTTTTGAGTAACGAAGAAAATATTGGTAATTCGGAATCATCAAATTCAGCTTCCGCAAATGTTAATTCATCGAAAAACAGAACTTCCGAAAAAACCGGCGATGCTGAAAAAAAACAAGTTCAAGAAAAGAGACCAAAACGCAATTTTCAGCCAAGAAAATATTACTATAACCGAAATAGACCGACTGAGAAAAAAAGTGCAGTTTCAGTTGTTTCAAAATTTCAAAAAATTTCTGTGCTGATTCCGCTTTTCAATGAAGAAGAATCATTAACGACATTGACAAGAGAAATTGTTGAACAGTTTGAAAAGATTTCTACTAATTATGAAATTTTTTTTGTTGATGACGGTAGTACTGATAACTCCTTAAATGTAATTAAAAACCTAGCGAAATCTAATAATAGAATTAAGTACATAAGTTTTAGAAAAAATTACGGAAAATCCGCCGCGTTAAATATTGGTTTTCAAAATGTAACAGGCGACGCAATAATAACTATGGACGCGGACCTTCAGGATGATCCAAACGAAATACCAAATTTAATTTCCGAATTGGAAAAAGGTTACGATTTGGTTTCAGGCTGGAAACGTAAACGGCATGATCCTTTTATAAAAAAATATTCTTCGCGCTTTTTCAATTATGTAACAAAAGTAATGACCGGTATTAAAATCCATGATTTCAATTGCGGATTAAAAGCTTATAGAAAAGAAGTAGTAAAAGATGTTGATGTTCACGGAGAATTACACAGATATATTCCGGTATTGGCTGATTGGAAAGGCTATAAAGTTGGTGAAATTCCAGTTAAACATCATCCAAGAAAATATGGAAAGACCAAGTTCGGAGTTTCTAGGTTTTTCAAAGGATTTATTGATTTGGTTACAGTTATTTTTACAACCAGATATATTAGAAGACCGCTTCATTTTTTTGGCTTACTGGGTTTGATTTCTTTTCTTATTGGATTTTTAATTGACGGATATTTGACGATTTTGTGGTTTTTACATAGAGTTAATTTAAGCAACAGACCAATTTTATATTTAGGCACGCTTTTAATTATTGTAGGTGTTCAGTTTTTCTCGCTTGGATTAATTGGAGAAATGCTCGTTCATAATAACAATAAAGAAAATGATTACGGCGTTAAAGAAAAAAAATAATTTTCAAAATTTTTAATAATTAGGTAAAAATGAAATATCATTTAATTTCCGGTGCATGCGGATTTGTAGGGAAAAATTTTATTAAGCATTTTTTGAAAAATTCAAACGATACAATAATTGCGGTTGATGATTTATCAATCGGCACACATCCATCGACTTGGCTTGAAGATAAAACATCAAAAAAAATAAATGATGCGGAAATATTCGGCAGTGATGAAAGAATAATTTTCTTTAAAAAAGATTTTAGAGTTTTTCTTAAATCTATCTTGGAAAATCCAAATATTTTTAAGGAAAACTACAATTTAAATTTCACAAAATTTAATGATGTATTTCACTTTGCCGCAATAGTTGGAGGAAGAGCGAAAATTGACGGTGATCCTCTTGCGGTTGCTTTAGATCTAGCAATTGACGCGGAATTTTTTCATTGGGTTACAAAAGCAAAACCCGAGAGAGTTCTTTATCCCAGTTCAAGCGCGGCTTATCCAAATTCTTTGCAGAAAGAAGAAACCGCAGTTGCATTAAAAGAAACGGATGTAAATGTTAACGGAGATATTTTGGGCAAACCGGATATGACTTACGGCTGGACGAAAATGACCGGCGAATATTTAGCTCATTTAGCCGCAAAACATTATGGAATTTCGGTTGTATGTATTCGTCCGTTTTCCGGTTACGGCGAAGATCAAGATTTATCATATCCCGTTCCGGCAATTGCAGCGCGCGCCGCAAGAAAAGAAAATCCTTTTGAAGTTTGGGGAAGCGGAATGCAAGGCAGAGATTTTGTTCACATTGACGATGTTGTGGAATGCACGCTTTTGGCAATGGATAAAATTCATAATGGCTCAGCAATTAATATCGGCTCCGGAAAACTTACCACATTTATAGATTTAATAAATATTTTTGCAAAATTTGCAGGATATGTTCCAACGATAAAACCGCTTTTGGATAAACCGGTTGGCGTTCATTCCCGATATTGCAACATGGATTATGTAAAAGAAAGACTCGGTTGGGAACCAAAAATTTCTTTGGAAGAAGGAATGAAAAGAGTTTATAATAAAGCTCTTGAGCAAGTTTAGTTAAATGTCTATTTGGAAATTTTCCCAATGAAAAAAATAGTCGTTTTTGGTCCGGGTCCAAAATTCAAGGGCGGAATCGCAAATTATACTTTATCACTCGCAAAAGCATTCGCGGAAATTGAAAATATAGAAGTAACTATTTTTTCTTGGACTCAGCAATATCCTTTTTTTATTCCCAGAGATTTTATTGATAAAAGTTCTAAAAAAAATCCTCTTGATGGAACTAAAATTTCTGAAATTTATCTTACTAATTACAATAATCCATTCTCGTGGAACGATACTGTTGATGAGTTATTAAAAATAAATCCGGATATAATAATAATTCAATGGGCAATCGCAATTCAAGGTTTGCCGCTTGGTTATATTGTAAATAAAATAAAGAAAAATTTTTCCGGCGAAATAATTTTTGATCTTCACGTTGTAGCGCAGAAAGAACCAAGCGCAATTGATAAATTTTTAATTAAATACGGATTAAAAAATTCCGATTCATACATTGTTCATTCTTACAAAACTTTTGATGAATTAAAATCTGTATTTCCTCAAACAAAATTTTACATTGATGAAACCGGAATGCGTGCGGCAGATAAAAGTAAAAGTGTTATAAAACTTTATCATCCTATTTATGATATGTTTAAGCCAAATCCGGATTTTGATATTGAAAAAACTAAAGCCGAATTAAATCTTAAGAAATACGTTTTTTTATTTTTTGGATTTATTAGAGAATATAAAGGTTTGCACAATGTAATTAAGGCTTTCGCGAAACTTCAGAATGTAAGAGATGATGTTTCGCTTTTAATTGTAGGCGAATCTTTTTGGAATACTTTAGCTTCAAATAAATTTTCTACAAAAATAAAAAACGCGATTTTTGATTCGGCAAAAAAAATTGTTCTGCGAAAATCAAAAAATGAAAGAGATTATCAACCGCTGAATTTAATTAAAGAATTGGGAATTGAAAAAAATGTTACGGTAGTAAATGAATATGTACCGAATGACGAAGTTCATAAATATTTTCAAGTGAGTGACTGCAATTTGCTGTTCTACTTAAACGCAACGCCATCTGGAGTTGAATCAATTTCATATAATTTTAAATTGCCGTCGCTTGCTACAAAAGTAGGACATTTCCCCGAAACAATTAAAGACGGATTTAACGGTTATTTAGCTGAACCGGAAAATATTGAATCGATGTTTGAAGTGATGAAAAAATTCATTGCAAATCCAATTCCAAGGGAAAACGTCGCAATTTCAGCTAAAGATTTCAGCTGGAATAATTACGCGAAAGCAATTTTGAATAAATGAAAAAAGTCTTAATAATTACATATTATTGGCCTCCGGCGGGAGGTGCGGGAGTTCAAAGAGTTTTAAAATTTGCAAAATACTTGCCTCAATATGGATGGAAACCGATAATACTTACTGTAGAAAATCCCGATTGCCCGGTAATGGATGAAACTTTGTTGAAAGATATTCCACCGGAATGTAAAGTTTATAAAACCAAAGCAATTGAACCATTTGAACTTTATAAAACTCTTACCCGAAAAGATAAAAATTTCAAAATTCCGAGCGATGTTATTACAAAAAGTACAAATCTTAGTTTGACCGAAAAAATTTCTAAATGGATACGAATCAATGTTTTTATTCCCGACGCGAAAATCGGGTGGAAATATTTTGCCGTTAAAGAAGGATTAAAAGTTATTCGTAAGGAAAAAGTCGATTTAATTTTTTCAACTTCACCGCCGCACACTGTTCAGTTAATCGCAAAAAAATTAGCAAAGTTCACAAAGCTCAAATGGGTGGCTGATTTCCGTGATCCATGGATGGAAATTGTACATTATCAAAATTTAAAGAGAAATTTTTTAACAAAAATAGTTGATAGGAACTTAGAAAAAAAAGTCCTGCTAAACGCCGATTCATTAATTACGATAAGTGATGATATTGTTGATTTGTTTAAATCAAAAATCGGCAACAAAAAGTATTTTGTAATTCCAAACGGTTTTGATGAAAGTGATTTTCATTCAAATGAAAGAGAAAAAAATGATATTTTCACAATTGCTTATACCGGAGTAATTACAAAAACCAGAGTTCCGTATGTATTTTTATCATCAATGAAAAAATTTATACATGATGAAAAAATTGAAAATTTTCGGTTTGTTGTTGCAGGTAAAACTTGCGCAGAATTTGTTAATGAAGTAAAAAAATTAAATCTAGAAAATTATGTTAAGGAAAAAGGATTTCTTCCGCATAGTGAATCCACAAGTATTTTACAGAACTCGGATGTACTTCTTTTAATTATTGACGACGTTCCTAACAATAAAGGCTTTTTAACAGGAAAAATTTTCGAGTATTTGGGCGCGAAAAAACCGATTTTTGCCATTGGTCCGGTTTATGGAAACGCGAATGAAATAATAAAAAAATCTGACTGCGGAAAAATGTTAGATTACAAAGATGAAGAAGGAGCTTATAATCTATTCAAAGAAATGTACAATAATTGGTTAAATAATACTTTTAATTATAAATTTGACGTTGAAGAATATTCAAGAAAAAATCTTACCAAAAAATTATCTCAAATATTTGATGAAGAAATTAAATGAAAATTATTGAAATTATCGGCGCGCGACCTCAATTTGTAAAAGCCGCGGTTGTAAGCAAACAATTAAGAAAAATACCGGAAATTAAAGACTTAATTTTACACACCGGACAGCATTACGATGAAAATATGTCAAAGGTCTTTTTTGACGAACTTAAAATACCGCTTCCCGATTATAACTTAAATGTTGGATCAGGTAATCATGGAAAACAAACCGCGCTTATGCTTGAAGGAATTGAGAAAATTCTAATTGAAGAAAAACCGGATTGGGTTTTGGTTTACGGCGATACGAATTCAACAATTGCGGGTTCTTTAGCCGCAAGCAAACTGCATATTAAAGTCGCGCATGTAGAAGCTGGCCTTAGGAGTTTTAATAGATTAATGCCTGAAGAAATTAATAGAATTACGACTGATCACATTTCCGATATTTTATTTGCCCCGACACAAAACGCGATTCACCTTTTGGAAAAAGAAGGACTAAAAGAAAGATCATATTTTTCGGGTGATGTAATGTTCGATTCGGTTTTATTTTATCAAAAATTAGCTGAAGAAAAATTCAGCCTAAATCAAATTACAGAATTAAACGAATTTTATTTGGCAACTATTCATCGTCAAGAAAATACAGATGACCCGATAAGATTGCAAAATATATTTACAGCATTTTCAAATTTAGATTTACCGGTTTTACTTCCGCTGCATCCGCGGACTCAAAAGTTTCTGCCTAACATTAAATTTTCTGATAACGTAAAAATTATAGATCCAATCAGCTATTTGGAAATGTTAACCCTTTTAAAATATTGCAAAAAAGT is from Ignavibacteriota bacterium and encodes:
- a CDS encoding DUF456 domain-containing protein: MESFFFLAVILGIMLILLAFAGCIIPGLPGPPLAYLALLLLKFAEASTFSASFLVIVAFLNIAVYFLDYLLPFMGAKSFKASKKGIVFSIIGMLIGMFFFPPFGMMLGLLLGAILGELLAGKVKSEAVKIGLVTFAFSILGILIKIILTAVMAFYFTKAVLENLA
- a CDS encoding cobalamin-binding protein is translated as MIIKFYVKQSILFLLFFVLLSCNENPETNVNKSFILDDLGKTFEPKSKIERIVSLAPNLTELLFTLKVGNKIVGNTKYCNYPDSAKSIEKVGDLLTVDAEKIVTLKPDIIFITVEGNSKFDYDKLKQLGFNVFVSNPKNFKGIKKTLKDMSKILDREKYADSLIENWDLRIAKVKETHKVIVAETALFLVSTNPIFTVGKNSFINEIITFAGLKNIAADKDINYPLLNREEILKRDPDYIILYETNTNKFDELLKVYPEWNTLKAVVNKRIFFINADLYSRPGPRFVDAVENLNKMILKN
- a CDS encoding glycosyltransferase family 2 protein is translated as MGNSESSNSASANVNSSKNRTSEKTGDAEKKQVQEKRPKRNFQPRKYYYNRNRPTEKKSAVSVVSKFQKISVLIPLFNEEESLTTLTREIVEQFEKISTNYEIFFVDDGSTDNSLNVIKNLAKSNNRIKYISFRKNYGKSAALNIGFQNVTGDAIITMDADLQDDPNEIPNLISELEKGYDLVSGWKRKRHDPFIKKYSSRFFNYVTKVMTGIKIHDFNCGLKAYRKEVVKDVDVHGELHRYIPVLADWKGYKVGEIPVKHHPRKYGKTKFGVSRFFKGFIDLVTVIFTTRYIRRPLHFFGLLGLISFLIGFLIDGYLTILWFLHRVNLSNRPILYLGTLLIIVGVQFFSLGLIGEMLVHNNNKENDYGVKEKK
- a CDS encoding NAD-dependent epimerase/dehydratase family protein, which codes for MKYHLISGACGFVGKNFIKHFLKNSNDTIIAVDDLSIGTHPSTWLEDKTSKKINDAEIFGSDERIIFFKKDFRVFLKSILENPNIFKENYNLNFTKFNDVFHFAAIVGGRAKIDGDPLAVALDLAIDAEFFHWVTKAKPERVLYPSSSAAYPNSLQKEETAVALKETDVNVNGDILGKPDMTYGWTKMTGEYLAHLAAKHYGISVVCIRPFSGYGEDQDLSYPVPAIAARAARKENPFEVWGSGMQGRDFVHIDDVVECTLLAMDKIHNGSAINIGSGKLTTFIDLINIFAKFAGYVPTIKPLLDKPVGVHSRYCNMDYVKERLGWEPKISLEEGMKRVYNKALEQV
- a CDS encoding glycosyltransferase; translation: MKKIVVFGPGPKFKGGIANYTLSLAKAFAEIENIEVTIFSWTQQYPFFIPRDFIDKSSKKNPLDGTKISEIYLTNYNNPFSWNDTVDELLKINPDIIIIQWAIAIQGLPLGYIVNKIKKNFSGEIIFDLHVVAQKEPSAIDKFLIKYGLKNSDSYIVHSYKTFDELKSVFPQTKFYIDETGMRAADKSKSVIKLYHPIYDMFKPNPDFDIEKTKAELNLKKYVFLFFGFIREYKGLHNVIKAFAKLQNVRDDVSLLIVGESFWNTLASNKFSTKIKNAIFDSAKKIVLRKSKNERDYQPLNLIKELGIEKNVTVVNEYVPNDEVHKYFQVSDCNLLFYLNATPSGVESISYNFKLPSLATKVGHFPETIKDGFNGYLAEPENIESMFEVMKKFIANPIPRENVAISAKDFSWNNYAKAILNK
- a CDS encoding glycosyltransferase family 4 protein, whose product is MKKVLIITYYWPPAGGAGVQRVLKFAKYLPQYGWKPIILTVENPDCPVMDETLLKDIPPECKVYKTKAIEPFELYKTLTRKDKNFKIPSDVITKSTNLSLTEKISKWIRINVFIPDAKIGWKYFAVKEGLKVIRKEKVDLIFSTSPPHTVQLIAKKLAKFTKLKWVADFRDPWMEIVHYQNLKRNFLTKIVDRNLEKKVLLNADSLITISDDIVDLFKSKIGNKKYFVIPNGFDESDFHSNEREKNDIFTIAYTGVITKTRVPYVFLSSMKKFIHDEKIENFRFVVAGKTCAEFVNEVKKLNLENYVKEKGFLPHSESTSILQNSDVLLLIIDDVPNNKGFLTGKIFEYLGAKKPIFAIGPVYGNANEIIKKSDCGKMLDYKDEEGAYNLFKEMYNNWLNNTFNYKFDVEEYSRKNLTKKLSQIFDEEIK
- the wecB gene encoding UDP-N-acetylglucosamine 2-epimerase (non-hydrolyzing), which gives rise to MKIIEIIGARPQFVKAAVVSKQLRKIPEIKDLILHTGQHYDENMSKVFFDELKIPLPDYNLNVGSGNHGKQTALMLEGIEKILIEEKPDWVLVYGDTNSTIAGSLAASKLHIKVAHVEAGLRSFNRLMPEEINRITTDHISDILFAPTQNAIHLLEKEGLKERSYFSGDVMFDSVLFYQKLAEEKFSLNQITELNEFYLATIHRQENTDDPIRLQNIFTAFSNLDLPVLLPLHPRTQKFLPNIKFSDNVKIIDPISYLEMLTLLKYCKKVLTDSGGLQKEAYFLQKQCITLRDETEWIETLENNWNFIAGTDAQKISNSINTLPTSKQNNYFGDGTAGEKIAQYLLKVTQK